From the Clavibacter phaseoli genome, one window contains:
- a CDS encoding ABC transporter permease, producing the protein MLHRLRFIPGRLLQAVPVAFGVTLIVFFMAHLLPGNPALAILGERATDASVAALTEQLGLDRPIWEQYGIFLAQLVRGDLGTSLTYQLPVTELVFQAIPVTMSLLGYALVLSLVISIPLAALAASRPGSSRDLGVRLFTLVGQGMPQFWVGIMLILLLAVGLRAFPVGGYGRDAAEHVRFLFLPALTLAIAMSPTVIRSLRASMIDVLESEHVGTARSKGSAGVHLFRDHVLRNAAIPTVSIIGVNLGYLVGGSLVIEKVFALPGLGSLMVNAIFSRDFPTIQAVTLFVALFVVIVGILTDVVYTMLDPRVTLGGKDAA; encoded by the coding sequence TTGCTGCACCGCCTGCGCTTCATCCCCGGCCGCCTGCTCCAGGCCGTGCCGGTCGCCTTCGGGGTGACGCTCATCGTCTTCTTCATGGCGCACCTGCTCCCCGGCAACCCGGCCCTCGCGATCCTGGGGGAGCGCGCGACCGACGCCAGCGTCGCCGCCCTCACCGAGCAGCTCGGCCTCGACCGCCCCATCTGGGAGCAGTACGGCATCTTCCTCGCGCAGCTCGTGCGCGGGGACCTGGGCACGAGCCTCACCTACCAGCTGCCCGTCACCGAGCTCGTCTTCCAGGCGATCCCCGTCACCATGTCGCTGCTCGGCTACGCGCTCGTCCTGTCCCTCGTCATCAGCATCCCGCTCGCCGCCCTCGCGGCCAGCCGCCCCGGCTCGTCCCGCGACCTCGGCGTGCGGCTGTTCACGCTCGTCGGGCAGGGGATGCCGCAGTTCTGGGTCGGCATCATGCTCATCCTGCTGCTCGCGGTGGGGCTCCGCGCCTTCCCCGTCGGCGGCTACGGCCGCGACGCGGCGGAGCACGTGCGCTTCCTCTTCCTCCCCGCGCTGACGCTCGCCATCGCGATGAGCCCGACGGTGATCCGCAGCCTCCGTGCCTCGATGATCGACGTGCTCGAGTCGGAGCACGTCGGCACCGCCCGCTCCAAGGGCTCCGCGGGCGTGCACCTCTTCCGCGACCACGTGCTGCGGAACGCCGCCATCCCGACGGTCTCGATCATCGGCGTGAACCTCGGCTACCTCGTGGGCGGATCGCTCGTCATCGAGAAGGTCTTCGCGCTCCCCGGCCTCGGCTCGCTCATGGTCAACGCCATCTTCAGCCGCGACTTCCCCACCATCCAGGCGGTGACGCTCTTCGTCGCCCTCTTCGTCGTGATCGTCGGCATCCTCACGGACGTCGTCTACACGATGCTCGATCCCCGGGTCACGCTCGGCGGGAAGGACGCGGCATGA